One part of the uncultured Celeribacter sp. genome encodes these proteins:
- a CDS encoding FCD domain-containing protein, producing the protein MPFQKISAEKLATSVARQIELLILRGILRPGERLPAERDLADRFGVSRPSVREAIADLSARGLLDTRASAGIFVADVLGSAFSPALIDLFTRHEEAAFDYLAFRRDMEGLAAERAAEYGSNTDLKVIHTVFEKMEAVHPKRNPSQEARLDAEFHLSIIEASHNVLMLHMMRSMFDLLREGVFYQRSVMFKQRTNRAQLLEQHRAIDVALQSRDGKAARAAVTAHLDYVEGVLRDQLEFDRNEEIAKLRLDHLQRRD; encoded by the coding sequence ATGCCCTTTCAGAAGATCTCTGCGGAGAAGCTGGCCACATCCGTTGCTCGCCAGATCGAACTTTTGATTCTGCGCGGTATTTTGCGGCCCGGGGAACGGCTGCCTGCGGAACGTGATCTGGCGGATCGGTTCGGCGTGTCGCGCCCTTCGGTACGCGAGGCCATCGCCGATCTCTCTGCGCGTGGACTTCTGGACACCCGCGCCAGCGCCGGGATCTTTGTCGCCGATGTACTCGGCTCTGCCTTCTCTCCGGCGCTGATCGACCTGTTCACCCGCCATGAAGAAGCCGCCTTCGACTATCTCGCCTTCCGGCGCGACATGGAGGGGCTCGCCGCTGAACGAGCCGCCGAATACGGATCGAACACGGATCTCAAGGTGATCCATACCGTCTTTGAAAAGATGGAAGCCGTGCACCCCAAGCGAAATCCAAGCCAGGAAGCGCGGCTGGACGCAGAATTTCACCTGTCGATCATCGAGGCCTCGCACAATGTACTGATGCTGCACATGATGCGCTCCATGTTCGATTTACTGCGCGAGGGCGTCTTCTATCAGCGTTCGGTGATGTTCAAACAACGCACCAACCGCGCGCAGCTCCTCGAGCAGCACCGCGCAATCGACGTGGCGCTGCAAAGCCGCGATGGCAAAGCGGCACGGGCCGCTGTCACCGCGCATCTGGATTACGTAGAAGGTGTCCTGCGCGATCAACTGGAATTCGACCGCAACGAAGAGATCGCCAAGCTGCGCTTGGATCATCTCCAGCGCCGGGACTGA
- a CDS encoding F0F1 ATP synthase subunit B: MKKISLLVALTAASPALAATSNPFSPDFWALHNTNLIVLLGFLVFVGILVWKKVPGLIGGMLDERAAGIQKDLDEARALRDEAQSILASYERKQREVQDQADAIVAQAKKDAEAAAEKAKGDLKSSIARRMAAAEEQIAAAEASAVREVRDTAVSVAVAAAADIVSKQMTATDANKLIDASIEEVGTKLH; this comes from the coding sequence ATGAAAAAGATTTCTCTCCTCGTCGCCCTCACCGCTGCGTCTCCGGCCCTCGCGGCCACCAGCAACCCGTTCTCTCCGGACTTTTGGGCGCTGCACAACACCAACCTGATCGTATTGCTCGGGTTCCTTGTGTTCGTCGGCATCCTGGTCTGGAAAAAGGTTCCGGGTCTGATCGGTGGCATGCTCGACGAACGTGCGGCTGGTATCCAGAAAGATCTGGACGAAGCCCGTGCGCTGCGCGACGAAGCCCAGTCGATCCTGGCCTCCTACGAGCGCAAACAGCGCGAAGTGCAGGATCAGGCCGACGCCATCGTCGCTCAGGCCAAGAAAGATGCGGAAGCCGCGGCTGAAAAAGCCAAAGGTGATCTGAAATCTTCCATCGCGCGCCGCATGGCCGCTGCCGAAGAACAGATCGCTGCAGCGGAAGCCTCTGCAGTGCGCGAAGTGCGTGACACGGCGGTTTCGGTCGCTGTGGCTGCTGCTGCCGACATTGTGTCCAAACAGATGACGGCCACGGATGCGAACAAGCTGATCGACGCCTCGATCGAGGAAGTCGGCACCAAGTTGCACTGA
- a CDS encoding F0F1 ATP synthase subunit B', with the protein MATETHGAEMAHGAAEAGMPQLDFATFPNQIFWLLVTLVVIYFVLSKIALPRISTVLAERSGTIMNDISAAEELKLKAKEAEDAYNAALAEAKAEAQRISNETRAAIQADLDAATAKADAEIAAKVAESEKAIAEIREGAMESVKEVAKETAKELVVALGASADARTVTAAINARMKG; encoded by the coding sequence ATGGCAACTGAAACACATGGGGCAGAAATGGCGCATGGCGCAGCTGAGGCGGGGATGCCGCAGCTCGACTTCGCGACGTTCCCCAACCAGATTTTCTGGCTGCTGGTCACGCTGGTCGTGATCTATTTCGTGCTGTCGAAAATCGCCCTGCCGCGCATCTCTACGGTGCTGGCGGAACGGTCCGGCACGATCATGAATGATATTTCCGCCGCCGAGGAGCTCAAGCTCAAGGCGAAAGAAGCGGAAGACGCTTACAATGCAGCCCTTGCCGAGGCGAAAGCCGAAGCGCAGCGCATCTCCAACGAGACCCGCGCGGCCATCCAGGCCGATCTCGACGCAGCGACCGCCAAGGCCGATGCCGAAATCGCCGCCAAGGTCGCCGAGTCGGAAAAGGCAATTGCCGAGATCCGCGAAGGTGCGATGGAAAGCGTCAAAGAGGTCGCTAAAGAAACGGCCAAAGAGCTGGTTGTCGCTCTGGGTGCATCTGCCGATGCCCGCACGGTGACCGCGGCAATCAACGCGCGGATGAAAGGCTAA
- a CDS encoding F0F1 ATP synthase subunit C, whose translation MEGNIAELGKYIGVGLTALGMGGAAIGVGNVAGNYLSGALRNPSAAASQTATLFIGMAFAEALGIFSFLVALLLMFAV comes from the coding sequence ATGGAAGGCAATATCGCAGAACTCGGCAAATACATCGGTGTTGGTCTGACCGCCCTCGGCATGGGTGGCGCTGCTATCGGTGTGGGTAACGTCGCTGGCAACTACCTCTCCGGCGCTCTGCGCAACCCGTCCGCAGCTGCTTCGCAGACTGCAACCCTCTTCATCGGCATGGCCTTTGCAGAAGCTCTGGGGATCTTCTCGTTCCTCGTCGCTCTTCTGCTGATGTTCGCCGTCTGA
- a CDS encoding F0F1 ATP synthase subunit A: MATEAHGSESSLTFHPMDQFKVTPLFGDGPVHWYTITNVTLWMAVAVVGIILLLVVGSRGRAMVPSKGQSIAELTYGFVYKMVEEVTGKDAVRYFPYVMTLFCFIVFANMLGLLPLSFTTTSHIAVTGVLAILVFGFVTVLGFVKNGSKFLALFWVSSAPLAVRPLLAVIELISYFVRPVSHSIRLAGNMMAGHAVIKVFAGFAAIAAISPVSVLAITAMYGLEVLVAFIQAYVFTILTCVYLKDALHPAH, from the coding sequence ATGGCGACTGAGGCTCATGGTTCGGAAAGCAGCCTGACCTTCCACCCGATGGACCAGTTCAAGGTGACCCCGCTGTTTGGCGATGGTCCGGTGCACTGGTACACGATCACGAATGTGACGCTGTGGATGGCTGTGGCTGTTGTTGGGATCATCCTGCTTTTGGTTGTCGGCTCGCGTGGCCGCGCTATGGTTCCGTCCAAGGGCCAGTCGATCGCAGAGCTGACCTATGGTTTCGTCTACAAGATGGTCGAAGAGGTCACCGGCAAAGATGCCGTGCGCTATTTCCCCTATGTGATGACGCTGTTCTGCTTCATCGTTTTCGCCAACATGCTGGGGCTTCTGCCGCTGTCCTTTACCACCACCTCGCATATCGCTGTGACCGGTGTGCTGGCGATTCTGGTCTTCGGGTTCGTCACCGTGCTGGGCTTCGTGAAAAACGGTTCCAAGTTCCTCGCCCTGTTCTGGGTCAGTTCGGCTCCGCTGGCTGTGCGTCCGCTTCTGGCCGTGATCGAACTGATTTCCTACTTCGTGCGCCCCGTTAGCCACTCTATTCGTCTTGCAGGCAACATGATGGCTGGCCACGCGGTGATCAAAGTTTTCGCGGGCTTCGCAGCCATCGCAGCCATCTCGCCCGTCTCCGTCCTCGCGATCACCGCGATGTACGGTCTCGAAGTTCTCGTGGCCTTCATCCAGGCCTACGTGTTCACCATTCTGACCTGTGTCTATCTGAAAGACGCTCTGCATCCGGCTCACTAA
- a CDS encoding AtpZ/AtpI family protein, with protein sequence MTDPHDPKRLIALEERIAKAKEGQQPKTSRGEEHFSQANMAWRMVVELVAGLLIGFGMGWGLDRLFGTTPLFLVLFIGFGLAAGVKTMMRTAKEIEKDQAREADRDN encoded by the coding sequence ATGACCGACCCGCATGATCCGAAGCGTCTGATCGCGCTTGAGGAGCGGATCGCGAAGGCGAAAGAGGGGCAGCAGCCCAAGACCTCGCGCGGAGAAGAGCATTTTTCTCAGGCGAATATGGCCTGGCGAATGGTGGTCGAACTTGTGGCCGGTCTGTTGATCGGCTTTGGTATGGGATGGGGCTTGGACAGGCTCTTTGGGACAACGCCCCTGTTTCTCGTACTGTTTATAGGATTTGGTCTTGCGGCTGGCGTCAAAACGATGATGCGGACAGCCAAAGAGATCGAGAAAGATCAGGCCCGAGAGGCCGATAGAGACAACTAA
- a CDS encoding metalloregulator ArsR/SmtB family transcription factor, whose amino-acid sequence MAHDLDLIFAALGDPTRRTILSMLLEDDMAVTDVAEPFDVSLAAISKHLTILTRAGLIAQEKRGRVKWCKLEPDAMRAASIWMQGFGQFEEVDLDGLERFLAAEMAGLEFPPSPES is encoded by the coding sequence ATGGCCCATGATCTTGATCTCATCTTTGCTGCACTCGGGGACCCGACCCGCCGCACCATCCTGTCGATGCTGCTGGAAGATGACATGGCCGTCACCGACGTAGCCGAGCCTTTTGACGTGTCGCTCGCGGCGATCTCGAAACACCTGACAATCCTGACCCGCGCCGGGCTGATCGCACAGGAAAAGCGGGGGCGTGTGAAATGGTGCAAGCTCGAACCCGACGCGATGCGCGCCGCCTCGATCTGGATGCAGGGCTTCGGGCAGTTTGAGGAAGTGGATCTCGACGGGCTTGAACGTTTTCTGGCCGCCGAAATGGCGGGGCTGGAATTTCCCCCCAGCCCCGAAAGCTGA
- a CDS encoding universal stress protein gives MFKTILVPVDLAHKDRLSKALDTAAKLAECYDSALHIVGVTTESPSAVAHTPDEYKDKLTAYATYLSKEMGREVSAHAIAAHDLTIDLNRVLMDASQKVGADLVVMASHIPGFAEYLFNSNAGYLASHSKISVFVVR, from the coding sequence ATGTTCAAGACAATTCTTGTTCCGGTCGATCTTGCGCACAAAGATCGCCTTTCCAAGGCGCTCGACACGGCGGCAAAGCTGGCGGAATGCTATGACAGCGCGCTGCATATCGTCGGCGTGACCACGGAAAGCCCCAGCGCGGTGGCGCATACCCCCGATGAATACAAAGATAAGCTGACCGCCTATGCGACGTATCTGAGCAAAGAGATGGGCCGGGAGGTGAGCGCGCATGCGATTGCTGCGCATGACCTGACCATCGACCTGAACCGCGTCCTGATGGATGCCAGCCAAAAAGTGGGCGCCGACCTAGTGGTGATGGCCAGCCATATTCCGGGGTTTGCAGAATACCTGTTCAACTCTAATGCGGGCTATCTGGCCAGCCATTCGAAGATTTCCGTTTTCGTGGTGCGCTGA
- a CDS encoding DMT family transporter, translating into MLTFSCLVAGSFSLGSMAANEISPLAINAVRFASAAIMVAILALLTGGIPKVAMRQPWRYAILGGIYALYFVMMFYGLKTAEPVSASAVFTLTPILAAGFGYLIMRQITTRRIALALVVGAVGALWVIFRADLQALLAFHVGRGEAIYFIGVVAHALYTPLVPRLSRGERTFVFTFFILLSAAIVALIFGWRDILATDWTALKPIVWITLAYLAVVATTITASLLAFASVRLAAAKVMAYTYLVPSWVIVWEFALGHGVPSALVFVGIALTIVALYLLLKHEA; encoded by the coding sequence GATCCATGGCCGCAAATGAAATCTCGCCCTTGGCAATCAATGCCGTGCGGTTCGCCTCTGCTGCGATTATGGTGGCGATACTGGCGCTGCTCACAGGTGGCATCCCGAAGGTGGCGATGCGTCAGCCCTGGCGCTATGCGATCCTTGGCGGCATTTACGCGCTTTATTTCGTGATGATGTTCTACGGGCTGAAAACGGCAGAGCCGGTGTCGGCCTCGGCGGTCTTTACGCTGACGCCCATTCTGGCGGCGGGATTCGGCTATCTCATCATGCGCCAGATCACGACGCGGCGGATCGCTCTGGCGCTGGTTGTCGGGGCTGTCGGCGCGCTTTGGGTTATTTTCCGCGCGGATCTGCAGGCCTTGCTGGCGTTCCATGTCGGGCGCGGCGAAGCGATCTATTTCATCGGTGTCGTGGCGCATGCGCTCTACACACCCTTGGTGCCGCGGTTGAGCCGTGGTGAGCGGACCTTTGTCTTTACCTTCTTCATTCTGCTGTCGGCGGCCATCGTCGCGCTGATCTTTGGCTGGCGCGATATTCTGGCGACGGACTGGACCGCGCTGAAGCCGATCGTCTGGATCACACTGGCCTATCTTGCCGTGGTCGCCACGACGATCACTGCCTCGCTGCTGGCCTTTGCCTCGGTGCGGCTCGCCGCCGCCAAGGTCATGGCCTACACCTATCTGGTGCCCTCCTGGGTCATCGTCTGGGAGTTTGCGCTGGGCCATGGCGTGCCCTCGGCCTTGGTCTTCGTGGGCATCGCGCTGACGATTGTCGCGCTGTATTTGCTTTTGAAACACGAGGCTTAG